One Legionella lansingensis genomic region harbors:
- a CDS encoding hotdog family protein has protein sequence MRFLFVDRILQLTPGEVIRGVKHITREDTYLCPDDSNRLCFAPSLIGETLGQLAAWNVMAFNDFTLRPVAGVVASARLHRSVYIGETLELESFIERLDESAVLYNSVARVGDEVVFNIDGALGPLLPMTEFIDEKEVRQQFSEINRPGEWPVKTTSVNLKNVLERVDNCSTMPTCRGLSTASMDPANKSRDVGLEMTCQQTLWDEAARPLPVFSFDRIVASEPGVSLSAEKRITRAAPYFPDHFPKKPVLPMTVLLECKLNLAREFIARAPFSIDYTVSELRKIKMTDFIQPGDIILCDLKVKEQNEQQLILNYRSEVNGKRVCILDVVMTARKG, from the coding sequence ATGCGCTTTTTATTTGTTGACAGAATTTTGCAGCTAACTCCTGGAGAGGTCATTCGGGGGGTAAAGCATATTACTCGAGAAGATACTTATCTTTGTCCCGATGATAGCAACCGATTATGTTTCGCTCCTTCTTTAATTGGCGAAACATTAGGTCAACTCGCTGCGTGGAATGTGATGGCCTTTAATGACTTCACCTTACGTCCTGTGGCTGGGGTAGTTGCCAGTGCTCGTCTACATCGATCCGTCTACATAGGCGAAACATTGGAGCTGGAGTCTTTCATTGAGCGCCTAGATGAATCAGCTGTTCTGTATAATAGTGTGGCTCGAGTTGGTGACGAGGTGGTGTTTAACATTGATGGTGCTTTGGGTCCCTTGTTGCCTATGACTGAATTTATCGATGAAAAGGAAGTGCGTCAGCAATTCAGTGAAATCAATCGCCCAGGTGAATGGCCTGTAAAAACGACCTCAGTAAATCTAAAAAACGTTCTAGAGCGTGTTGACAATTGCTCCACAATGCCGACGTGCCGTGGCTTGTCCACGGCATCCATGGATCCCGCGAACAAGTCGCGGGACGTAGGCCTTGAGATGACATGTCAACAGACCCTATGGGATGAGGCAGCTCGTCCTTTACCGGTTTTTTCGTTTGACCGCATCGTGGCCTCAGAACCTGGTGTGAGCCTTAGTGCTGAAAAGCGCATTACGCGAGCAGCCCCTTATTTTCCTGACCATTTCCCCAAAAAACCAGTATTGCCCATGACTGTATTGCTTGAATGCAAGCTCAATTTGGCTCGAGAATTTATAGCGCGTGCCCCCTTTAGTATTGACTATACAGTAAGCGAACTCCGTAAAATTAAAATGACTGATTTTATTCAGCCCGGGGACATCATTTTGTGTGATCTCAAAGTGAAAGAACAGAACGAGCAGCAGCTGATTTTAAACTATCGCAGTGAGGTTAATGGCAAACGTGTTTGTATTTTAGATGTAGTGATGACCGCGAGGAAGGGTTAA
- the fabL gene encoding enoyl-[acyl-carrier-protein] reductase FabL, which yields MSLVFANKVALITGGARGIGRATALKLARAGCDVAIVYYNSSDEAQALLREIQQLDRKAIAIQANVADHQSVKDMFSQYREQFNRLDFLISNAASGVLKPALKMSTKHWRWCLETNALALNHLVTEGRELMPPNSRVIALSSLGALRAIPNYAFIGASKAALEALVRSLSLELAPLGITVNTVSAGVVDTDALKHFPNREQLLDEYHSRALSVEPLTPEHVADAIYLLCLPEAKMINAHTLFVDAGYSQVG from the coding sequence ATGAGTTTGGTTTTTGCTAATAAAGTAGCACTCATCACCGGTGGAGCACGCGGAATAGGCAGAGCAACCGCTTTGAAATTGGCACGGGCCGGCTGTGACGTAGCCATTGTTTATTACAATAGCTCGGATGAAGCTCAAGCTTTGCTTAGAGAAATCCAACAATTAGATCGCAAGGCCATAGCTATTCAGGCTAACGTTGCGGATCATCAATCCGTCAAGGATATGTTTTCCCAATATCGTGAGCAGTTTAATCGGCTTGATTTTCTTATTAGTAATGCCGCAAGCGGTGTACTCAAACCAGCGCTTAAGATGTCTACCAAGCATTGGCGTTGGTGTCTAGAAACGAACGCTTTAGCATTAAATCATCTGGTTACTGAAGGAAGAGAATTAATGCCGCCTAACAGTCGCGTGATCGCTCTTTCCAGTTTAGGTGCTTTAAGGGCTATACCCAATTATGCCTTTATTGGTGCATCTAAAGCGGCACTTGAGGCCTTAGTCCGCTCCTTAAGTCTTGAATTAGCGCCATTGGGCATCACTGTAAATACTGTCTCTGCTGGAGTCGTTGATACGGATGCTCTAAAGCACTTTCCTAATCGTGAACAATTGCTTGATGAATACCATTCGCGTGCATTATCCGTAGAACCGCTAACACCAGAGCATGTGGCTGATGCTATTTATCTTCTGTGTCTCCCGGAAGCAAAAATGATCAATGCTCATACATTGTTTGTTGATGCAGGCTATAGTCAGGTAGGATAG
- a CDS encoding glycoside hydrolase family 76 protein has protein sequence MHKVIISIAVALFFFYLPLQASTATHPLPSTVNRPLSKNENQEFRDMVIAYVRAVANHKILHLPLAKSQLNERWGWNPWKRSNWSVQVVIYYHGNKIGEGSACDNHLEEVVQIATEKALAHTTLPKITAKELAEFRFQVSFAYYPTQYYAFIEYLDKGLELLGNRVAIRLLDTQLIKQQLINSQHYLLNLMHPMLHGYGKFYNAKEDIRPDQLRTIYSSSSLYTFIKLYHFNHNQQLEKHFKSIANFILSMQVPSGPNAGGFYYSYNLKTNQKSNYIVVGTTAKTIFTLLELYQLYNEETYLIAAKKAGDWLLSMVSEDGKVTVKAKYENNIWQYKQQQSFLYSGQVLSALSRLYAVTKDQRYYDGATKIAKRLKDEAEKQNLFVGDDYRDKNTISTSWVLMSMIDYAKINQDEVYRELIRQLSNVILSMQITNSHDAYVYGRYWDATTPSGNGWLNEVIGNLYEFCKNTHLTDCQQYRKPMILTARWLIQNAYTKANTYDVKNPSQAIGGFITLSNSQTVRTDAVCHGVNSLISLLNIVGDKEQVLLVVPERPLTEILPSLREGNGFS, from the coding sequence ATGCATAAAGTCATAATAAGCATCGCCGTTGCGCTCTTTTTTTTCTACCTTCCTTTGCAAGCCTCAACTGCTACACACCCTTTACCCTCAACGGTAAATAGACCTCTTTCGAAAAATGAGAATCAAGAGTTTCGTGATATGGTCATTGCTTACGTCCGTGCTGTAGCTAATCATAAAATTCTTCATTTGCCATTAGCAAAATCACAGTTAAACGAGCGCTGGGGTTGGAATCCTTGGAAACGTTCCAATTGGAGTGTTCAAGTCGTCATTTATTATCATGGCAATAAGATTGGTGAAGGTAGCGCATGCGACAACCACCTCGAAGAGGTAGTACAAATCGCAACAGAAAAAGCGCTAGCTCATACTACTTTGCCAAAAATCACAGCCAAGGAACTGGCCGAATTTCGCTTCCAAGTTAGCTTTGCCTACTATCCGACTCAATATTACGCCTTTATTGAATACTTGGACAAAGGATTGGAGCTTCTGGGGAATCGCGTCGCTATACGCCTGCTTGATACGCAACTGATTAAACAACAACTGATTAATAGTCAACATTATCTTCTTAATTTAATGCATCCGATGCTGCATGGCTATGGGAAATTTTACAATGCTAAGGAGGACATCCGTCCAGATCAGCTAAGAACGATTTACAGCTCGTCAAGCTTATACACTTTCATAAAATTGTACCATTTCAATCACAACCAGCAGCTTGAGAAGCACTTCAAATCAATAGCTAATTTTATTCTATCAATGCAAGTTCCCTCTGGACCTAATGCCGGCGGTTTTTACTATTCCTACAATTTAAAAACAAATCAAAAGAGCAATTACATCGTTGTTGGGACCACTGCAAAAACGATTTTTACACTTTTGGAGTTGTACCAACTATACAATGAAGAAACTTATCTTATTGCCGCGAAAAAAGCGGGAGATTGGTTATTATCTATGGTTAGTGAGGATGGCAAAGTCACAGTAAAGGCCAAGTATGAGAACAATATCTGGCAATATAAACAACAACAGTCTTTTCTTTATTCTGGGCAAGTGCTCTCAGCCCTCTCACGTCTTTATGCAGTAACCAAAGATCAACGCTATTATGATGGCGCTACAAAGATTGCCAAGCGATTAAAAGATGAAGCTGAGAAACAAAATCTTTTTGTAGGTGATGATTATCGAGATAAAAATACGATTTCCACTAGTTGGGTTCTTATGTCCATGATTGACTATGCAAAAATCAATCAGGATGAGGTTTATCGGGAGCTTATCCGTCAACTTTCTAACGTCATTCTGTCAATGCAAATTACCAATAGTCATGACGCTTACGTATATGGACGTTATTGGGATGCCACAACACCGAGTGGCAATGGTTGGCTCAATGAGGTGATCGGGAATTTATATGAGTTTTGCAAAAATACCCATTTGACTGATTGCCAACAATATCGCAAGCCAATGATATTAACAGCTCGCTGGTTAATTCAAAATGCTTATACTAAAGCCAATACTTATGATGTTAAAAATCCATCCCAGGCTATTGGTGGTTTTATTACTCTTTCCAATAGCCAAACGGTACGGACTGATGCTGTTTGTCATGGAGTAAACAGTTTAATTAGTCTGTTAAACATAGTCGGCGATAAAGAGCAAGTGTTGCTAGTGGTCCCTGAAAGACCATTAACAGAAATTTTGCCCTCATTAAGAGAGGGCAATGGATTTTCTTAA
- a CDS encoding acyl carrier protein, which translates to MNVQSVYPKVREIIADVLVIDEEEISLNSRLIADLGAESIDFLDLVFQLEKEFSIKIPRGQLEKNARGNLAEDEFEKGGVLTAAGMQALKNYLNEVPDEHFKANIRVSEIPTLFTVETFCKMVISAVNEKKACETLA; encoded by the coding sequence ATGAATGTACAAAGCGTATACCCTAAAGTCAGGGAAATTATCGCTGATGTGTTAGTTATTGATGAGGAAGAAATTTCTTTAAATAGTCGCTTAATAGCTGATTTGGGTGCTGAATCGATTGATTTTCTTGATCTTGTTTTTCAACTTGAAAAAGAATTTAGTATTAAAATTCCTCGAGGTCAATTAGAAAAAAATGCTCGTGGCAACCTGGCGGAAGACGAATTTGAAAAAGGTGGTGTATTAACTGCTGCAGGTATGCAAGCACTTAAAAATTATTTAAATGAAGTGCCTGATGAGCACTTTAAAGCAAACATAAGAGTCAGCGAAATCCCGACACTGTTTACTGTAGAAACGTTTTGTAAAATGGTTATTTCTGCAGTTAATGAAAAAAAAGCCTGTGAAACATTAGCCTGA